A single Phoenix dactylifera cultivar Barhee BC4 chromosome 1, palm_55x_up_171113_PBpolish2nd_filt_p, whole genome shotgun sequence DNA region contains:
- the LOC103701496 gene encoding uncharacterized protein LOC103701496: protein MCLVFVCDEEETVLGTQQAPGNCPYCGGAVMATDVETAWRLCCLPLCLKTKRKYSCTSCSRRLVTYP, encoded by the coding sequence ATGTGCCTGGTGTTCGTGTGCGACGAGGAGGAGACAGTGCTGGGAACTCAGCAGGCGCCCGGAAACTGCCCGTACTGCGgaggagcggtgatggcgacggACGTGGAAACGGCTTGGAGGCTCTGCTGCCTTCCCCTCTGCCTCAAGACCAAGAGGAAGTACTCCTGCACTAGTTGTTCCCGCCGTCTCGTCACCTACCCTTAG